One Peptococcaceae bacterium 1198_IL3148 genomic window, CCCTTGCTTGGTGCCATGCCACTTCATCATGCCCCGTCTTAAAACAAATTCAATGGCAATGGGCCATTGGGTATAACCGGTGGATGTCCACTGATAGATGCGACCGGATTTTTGCGGTTCAACACAACCCATCAGGCAATAATCCCGGGCGTCTTCAATGGAGAATCCCTTGGCCAGCATCATTTTTATATGGGTATCATCAAAGTGACAGGCGGGGAAGCCAAGCCCTGCTTTCACAACCTCCACAATTTTCTTCATATATTCTTGTGGTGAATTGTTGTGAATCCGACAGGCAAGGGACGGTTGATACA contains:
- a CDS encoding pyruvate formate lyase family protein, producing the protein SLGRLDQYIYPMFKADMEAGRLNKLEAFELMSCFIIKCSEVMWLSSEAGAKYFAGYQPFINLTVGGQKRTGGDATNELTYLIMDAVRFTKMYQPSLACRIHNNSPQEYMKKIVEVVKAGLGFPACHFDDTHIKMMLAKGFSIEDARDYCLMGCVEPQKSGRIYQWTSTGYTQWPIAIEFVLRRGMMKWHGTKQG